The following proteins are encoded in a genomic region of Nomascus leucogenys isolate Asia chromosome 17, Asia_NLE_v1, whole genome shotgun sequence:
- the PVR gene encoding poliovirus receptor gives MAQAMAAAWLLLVALLVLSWPSPGTGDVVVQAPTQVPGFLGDSVTLPCYLQVPRMEVTHVSQLTWARHGESGSTAVFHQTQGPSYSESKRLEFVAARLGAELRDASLRMFGLRVEDEGNYTCLFVTFPQGSRSVDIWLRVLAKPQNTAEVQKVQLTGEPVPVARCVSTGGRPPAQITWRSDLGGMPNTSQVPGFLSGTVTVTSLWILVPSSQVDGKSVTCKVEHESFEKPQLLTVNLTVYYPPEVSISGYDNNWYLGQNEATLTCDARSNPEPTGYNWSTTMGPLPPFAVAQGAQLLIRPVDKPINTTLICNVTNALGARQAELTVQVKEGPPSEHSGMSSKDITVLILGIAISLILLLGIGFCCYRFRRSREFLWHRHLSPSSNEHASASANGHVSYSAVSREDPQTEGTR, from the exons ATGGCCCAAGCCATGGCCGCCGCGTGGCTGCTGCTGGTGGCGCTACTGGTGCTGTCCTGGCCGTCCCCAGGAACCG GGGACGTCGTCGTGCAGGCGCCCACCCAGGTGCCCGGCTTCTTGGGCGACTCCGTGACGCTGCCCTGCTACCTACAGGTGCCCAGAATGGAGGTGACGCACGTGTCACAGCTGACTTGGGCGCGGCATGGTGAATCTGGCAGCACGGCCGTCTTCCACCAAACGCAGGGCCCCAGCTATTCGGAGTCCAAACGGCTGGAATTCGTGGCCGCCAGACTGGGCGCGGAGCTGCGGGATGCCTCGCTGAGGATGTTCGGGTTGCGCGTCGAGGATGAAGGCAACTACACCTGCCTGTTCGTCACGTTCCCGCAGGGCAGCAGGAGCGTGGATATCTGGCTCCGAGTGCTTG CCAAGCCCCAGAACACAGCTGAGGTTCAGAAGGTGCAGCTCACCGGAGAGCCGGTGCCCGTGGCCCGCTGTGTCTCCACAGGGGGTCGCCCGCCGGCCCAAATCACCTGGCGCTCAGACCTGGGCGGGATGCCCAATACAAGCCAGGTGCCAGGGTTCCTGTCTGGCACAGTCACTGTCACCAGCCTCTGGATTTTGGTGCCCTCAAGCCAGGTGGACGGCAAGAGTGTGACCTGCAAGGTGGAGCACGAGAGCTTTGAGAAGCCTCAGCTGCTGACTGTGAACCTCACCGTGTACT ACCCCCCAGAGGTATCCATCTCTGGCTATGATAACAACTGGTACCTCGGCCAGAATGAGGCCACCCTGACCTGCGACGCTCGCAGCAACCCAGAGCCCACAGGCTATAACTGGAGCAC GACCATGGGTCCCCTGCCACCCTTTGCTGTGGCCCAGGGCGCCCAGCTGCTGATCCGTCCTGTGGACAAACCAATCAACACAACCTTAATCTGCAACGTCACCAATGCCCTAGGAGCTCGCCAGGCAGAACTGACCGTCCAGGTCAAAG agGGACCTCCCAGTGAGCACTCAGGCATGTCCAGTAAGGACATCACCGTCCTGATTCTGGGAATCGCGATTTCTCTGATCCTGCTGCTGGGGATCGGGTTTTGTTGCTATCGGTTCAGACGTTCCCGTGAGTTCCTTTGGCACCGTCATCTGTCTCCCTCGA GTAATGAGCATGCCAGCGCCTCGGCTAATGGG CACGTCTCCTATTCAGCTGTGAGCAGAGAGGATCCACAGACAGAGGGCACAAGGTGA